Proteins encoded together in one Triticum dicoccoides isolate Atlit2015 ecotype Zavitan chromosome 7B, WEW_v2.0, whole genome shotgun sequence window:
- the LOC119341927 gene encoding uncharacterized protein LOC119341927, which translates to MAGKGSKKDIDSVLMQAMLAAKTVRAQRDRLLQLQHRLQDLQADAAPAPADADADAKLGELASNLFKVYYIGLEAGARMLTTCIEIAAKKGIHFSPPNLAFAVMPDEQLHDALLAQQFPARPRSQAQALDRVMAAVLAIKLLEEHLLPRCVECLAGGKAPVPGKTPDSSSPDSSPDRDDDTDPVAAATEALAKVDLSDDPDATATAKSGSTKPRQAARGGGGDVGKSLDYLYRACRIAGLAVKHIDVAVAVLSRFTEPKKLASLAEFCDDHAYISEEGFYLASD; encoded by the exons aTGGCGGGGAAGGGGAGCAAGAAGGACATCGATTCCGTCCTCATGCAGGCCATGCTGGCCGCCAAGACGGTGCGGGCGCAGCGCGACCGCCTcctgcagctccagcaccgcctgcaGGACCTCCAGGccgacgccgcccccgcccccgccgacgccgacgccgacgctaaGCTCGGGGAGCTCGCCTCCAACCTCTTCAAGGTCTACTACATCGGCCTGGAGGCCGGCGCCCGCATGCTCACGACCTGCATCGAGATCGCCGCCAAGAAGGGCATTCACTTCTCCCCGCCCAACCTGGCTTTCGCGGTCATGCCCGACGAGCAGCTCCACGACGCGCTGCTCGCGCAGCAGTTCCCTGCCCGCCCCAGGTCCCAGGCCCAGGCCCTCGACCGCGTCATGGCCGCCGTCTTGGCCATCAAGCTGCTGGAGGAGCACCTCCTCCCGCGCTGCGTCGAGTGCCTCGCCGGCGGCAAGGCCCCCGTCCCCGGCAAGACCCCCGACTCATCCTCGCCCGACAGCAGCCCGGACAGGGACGACGACACGGAcccggtcgccgccgccaccgaggccctcgccaaggtCGACCTCTCCGACGACCCggacgccaccgccaccgccaagtcCGGCTCCACCAAGCCTCGTCAGGCagccagaggcggcggcggcgacgtgggcAAGTCGCTCGACTACCTGTACCGCGCGTGCAGGATCGCGGGGCTCGCCGTGAAGCACATcgacgtcgccgtcgccgtcctctCCCGCTTCACGGAGCCCAAGAAGCTCGCCAGCCTCGCCGAGTTCTGCGACGACCACGCCTACATCTCCGAG GAGGGATTCTATCTAGCATCCGATTGA